One genomic region from Caballeronia sp. M1242 encodes:
- the ampC gene encoding class C beta-lactamase, whose translation MKLQTLFAAALLSTCSLSVFSQPASMSRDDIKHIVDETVMPLMARDGIAGMAIGIVVEGKPYVFDYGVASKESGTPVTRDTLFELGSISKTFTATLASYAQETGHLSLSDSVGKYLPELRGSAFGDDVTLLNLGTHTPGGLPLQVPDEVHDNAQLMQYFKGWKPRHAPGTYRTYANPGIGTLGLITAKSMGQDFDTLIEQRIFAKLGMSHSYMQVPPARMGDYAEGYAKDGKPVRMNPGVLASEAYGVRSTAEDMTRFLQANMNDAAHVDATLQSAITATHTAYFQSGPMTQDLVWEQYPYPAPLTALLDGNGPSMIVDGHAAERIDPPQAPRGDVWINKTGSTNGFGAYVAFVPAKHVGIVMLGNKNIPNADRVRAAYAIVTALADGKTKP comes from the coding sequence ATGAAACTCCAAACGCTGTTCGCAGCGGCTCTCCTTTCCACGTGCTCGTTATCCGTCTTCAGTCAGCCGGCGAGCATGAGCCGTGATGACATCAAGCACATCGTCGATGAGACCGTCATGCCCTTGATGGCGCGCGACGGCATCGCGGGCATGGCAATAGGCATCGTCGTGGAAGGCAAGCCTTACGTCTTCGATTACGGCGTGGCTTCCAAGGAAAGCGGCACGCCCGTTACGCGCGACACCTTGTTCGAACTCGGCTCGATCAGCAAGACGTTCACCGCTACGCTCGCATCGTATGCGCAGGAGACCGGGCATCTCTCACTGAGCGATTCGGTCGGCAAGTACTTGCCCGAGTTGCGCGGCAGCGCGTTCGGCGACGACGTGACGCTCTTGAATCTCGGCACGCACACGCCGGGCGGCTTGCCCTTGCAAGTGCCCGATGAAGTCCACGACAACGCGCAACTCATGCAGTACTTCAAGGGCTGGAAACCGCGCCATGCGCCGGGCACTTACAGGACGTATGCGAATCCGGGCATCGGCACGCTCGGACTTATCACGGCAAAAAGCATGGGGCAGGATTTCGACACGCTCATCGAGCAACGCATCTTTGCGAAGCTAGGCATGAGCCATAGTTATATGCAGGTGCCGCCCGCTCGCATGGGCGACTATGCCGAAGGTTATGCCAAGGACGGCAAGCCCGTGCGCATGAATCCGGGCGTGCTTGCATCCGAAGCGTACGGCGTGCGATCGACGGCAGAGGATATGACGCGCTTCCTGCAAGCCAACATGAATGACGCCGCGCATGTCGATGCCACGCTGCAGAGCGCGATCACGGCCACGCATACGGCGTACTTCCAGTCGGGACCGATGACGCAAGACCTCGTCTGGGAACAGTATCCGTATCCCGCGCCGCTGACCGCCTTGCTCGATGGCAACGGCCCCTCGATGATCGTCGATGGCCACGCCGCCGAGCGCATCGACCCGCCGCAAGCGCCGCGCGGCGACGTCTGGATCAACAAGACCGGCTCGACCAACGGCTTTGGCGCGTACGTCGCTTTCGTTCCGGCGAAGCATGTGGGCATCGTCATGCTGGGCAACAAGAACATACCGAACGCGGATCGCGTGCGAGCCGCCTATGCGATCGTGACGGCGCTGGCAGACGGAAAGACGAAACCCTAG
- a CDS encoding LysR substrate-binding domain-containing protein gives MLLNSTPWYIRSRLKTRQLMLVVALVEEGNIHRAAAVLHMTQPAASKLLRELEETLGVTLFEREPRGMRATLYGEAIVRHARAVLGSLDQAQEELVALKTGRLGHVAIGAITSPGVRLLPAAVASVKRQHADIRISVEIDTSNVLLERLAQDKLDIVIGRLSVEHDKLRLRYEPLTGEPVRALVRAGHPLLNAPALTLADVQPCEWLVPPAGSVLRHRFELMFQRASLPPPSNVVETAAILFITRLLEQSDMIAVLAEDVALYYAQHGMAAVLPLPMECQMDDFGIVTRADRLFAPATSVMVDALRATAADVYESASR, from the coding sequence ATGTTGCTGAATTCGACCCCCTGGTACATCCGCAGCCGGCTCAAGACGCGGCAGTTGATGCTCGTCGTCGCGCTCGTGGAGGAAGGCAACATTCATCGCGCGGCGGCCGTGCTTCATATGACGCAACCGGCCGCGTCGAAGCTCTTGCGCGAACTGGAAGAAACGCTCGGCGTGACGCTTTTCGAGCGTGAACCGCGCGGCATGCGCGCCACGCTGTACGGCGAAGCCATCGTGCGTCACGCGCGCGCGGTGCTCGGCAGCCTCGATCAGGCGCAGGAAGAACTCGTCGCGCTGAAGACGGGCCGGCTCGGGCATGTGGCGATCGGCGCGATCACGTCGCCGGGCGTGCGGCTCTTGCCTGCCGCTGTCGCTTCGGTCAAGCGGCAGCATGCGGATATCCGCATCTCCGTCGAGATCGATACCAGCAACGTGCTGCTCGAGCGCCTCGCGCAGGACAAGCTGGATATCGTCATCGGAAGGCTTTCAGTCGAACACGACAAGCTGCGGCTTCGTTACGAACCGCTGACGGGCGAACCGGTGCGCGCGCTCGTGCGTGCCGGTCATCCGCTGCTGAACGCGCCGGCGTTGACGCTCGCCGACGTCCAGCCGTGCGAATGGCTCGTGCCGCCGGCGGGCAGCGTATTGCGGCATCGCTTCGAACTGATGTTTCAGCGCGCCAGTCTGCCGCCGCCGTCGAACGTGGTCGAGACGGCAGCAATTCTTTTCATCACGCGCCTCTTGGAGCAGAGCGACATGATCGCGGTGCTCGCGGAAGACGTGGCGCTTTACTATGCGCAGCACGGCATGGCCGCGGTGCTGCCCTTGCCGATGGAATGTCAGATGGACGACTTCGGCATCGTCACGCGCGCCGACCGTCTCTTTGCGCCCGCCACGAGCGTGATGGTCGATGCGCTGCGCGCCACTGCCGCCGACGTGTACGAGAGCGCATCGCGCTAG
- a CDS encoding Gfo/Idh/MocA family protein, whose protein sequence is MTSAYKLAVAGIGKIARDQHLPAIAAQPGFELVACASRNASVDGVRNYADLDALLAAEPSLDAVSLCAPPQVRFAQARAALEAGKHVMLEKPPGASVSEVEALRDIAQTHGRTLFASWHSRAASAVEPARAWLASKEAGAVRAVEIRWKEDVRRWHPGQQWIWEPGGLGVFDPGINALSIVTRILPREIALRAATLTIPRDTATPIAAELDCVDTNGAPVRASFDWRHGPVEEWDIDVDTDGGRLSIREGGKRLSIAGEAVSLGPEREYPALYERFRELIERGESDVDVRPLRLVADAFLLGKHVETEPFGR, encoded by the coding sequence ATGACATCGGCATATAAACTCGCCGTCGCGGGGATCGGCAAGATCGCGCGCGACCAGCATCTGCCCGCCATTGCCGCGCAGCCCGGCTTCGAGCTCGTCGCATGCGCGAGCCGCAACGCGAGCGTCGACGGCGTGCGCAATTACGCGGACCTCGATGCGTTGCTCGCCGCCGAGCCGTCGCTCGATGCGGTATCGCTCTGCGCGCCGCCGCAAGTGCGCTTTGCGCAGGCACGCGCCGCGCTCGAAGCGGGCAAGCATGTGATGCTCGAAAAGCCGCCGGGCGCGAGCGTGAGCGAAGTCGAGGCATTGCGCGACATCGCGCAAACGCATGGCCGCACGCTCTTCGCAAGCTGGCATTCGCGCGCTGCGAGCGCTGTGGAGCCGGCGCGTGCGTGGCTTGCGTCGAAGGAAGCGGGCGCGGTGCGCGCGGTCGAAATACGCTGGAAAGAAGACGTGCGACGCTGGCATCCGGGCCAGCAATGGATCTGGGAGCCGGGCGGCCTCGGCGTGTTCGATCCGGGCATCAACGCGCTTTCCATCGTCACGCGCATCCTGCCGCGCGAGATCGCATTGCGCGCGGCGACGCTCACCATTCCGCGCGATACCGCAACGCCCATCGCCGCCGAGCTCGATTGCGTCGATACGAACGGCGCGCCGGTGCGCGCGTCGTTCGACTGGCGTCATGGCCCGGTCGAGGAGTGGGACATCGATGTCGATACGGACGGCGGCCGTTTGTCGATCCGCGAGGGCGGCAAGCGCCTGTCGATCGCGGGCGAAGCCGTTTCGCTCGGACCGGAGCGCGAGTATCCGGCGCTGTATGAGCGGTTCCGCGAACTGATCGAACGGGGCGAGAGCGATGTGGACGTGCGTCCGCTCAGGCTCGTCGCGGACGCATTTCTGTTAGGCAAACACGTGGAAACCGAGCCATTCGGCCGCTAA
- a CDS encoding arabinose ABC transporter substrate-binding protein — MNQQIRRLTLRAIMAAMCVAPFALHGAAQADEPLKIGFLVKMPEQAWFINEQKASTALGQKENFTSVNIGTPDGEKVLAAIDNLGAQGAQGFVICAPDVRLGPAIAARAKRYNMKFVSVDDQLVDSSGKPLSNVPHLGMSAFKIGNQVGDAIAGEMKRRGWKPEEVGALRITDYELPTAKLRTDGATQSLVANGFKKENIFDAPQKTTDDEGGFNAASPVLAQHPNIKKWVIFALNEESVLGGVRATEQLHIPSADVIGVGINGAGEAFAEFQKKEQTGFFGTIAVSSTNHGKQSAQNLVDWIRSGKQPPADTQTTGKLMTRENWKSVRTELGI; from the coding sequence ATGAACCAACAAATTCGCCGCCTGACCTTGCGCGCCATCATGGCCGCGATGTGCGTCGCGCCTTTCGCGCTTCACGGCGCGGCGCAAGCCGACGAGCCGCTCAAGATCGGCTTCCTCGTGAAGATGCCGGAGCAGGCATGGTTCATCAACGAGCAGAAGGCTTCGACCGCGCTGGGACAGAAAGAGAACTTCACGTCGGTGAACATCGGCACGCCGGATGGCGAGAAAGTGCTCGCGGCCATCGACAACCTCGGCGCGCAAGGCGCGCAGGGCTTCGTGATCTGCGCGCCGGACGTGCGCCTGGGACCGGCCATCGCCGCGCGCGCGAAGCGCTACAACATGAAGTTCGTTTCGGTCGATGACCAGCTCGTCGATTCGTCGGGCAAGCCGCTTTCGAACGTGCCGCACCTCGGCATGTCGGCGTTCAAGATCGGCAATCAGGTCGGCGATGCCATTGCCGGCGAAATGAAGCGCCGCGGCTGGAAGCCGGAAGAAGTCGGAGCGCTGCGTATTACGGACTACGAACTTCCGACGGCGAAGCTGCGCACCGATGGCGCCACGCAGTCGCTCGTCGCGAACGGCTTCAAGAAGGAAAACATCTTCGACGCGCCGCAGAAGACCACGGACGATGAAGGCGGCTTCAACGCGGCATCGCCGGTGCTCGCGCAACATCCGAACATCAAGAAGTGGGTGATCTTCGCGCTGAACGAAGAGTCCGTGCTGGGCGGCGTTCGCGCCACGGAACAGCTGCATATTCCTTCGGCGGATGTGATCGGCGTGGGCATCAACGGCGCGGGCGAAGCGTTCGCCGAGTTCCAGAAGAAAGAGCAGACGGGCTTTTTCGGCACCATCGCGGTGAGCTCCACCAACCACGGCAAGCAAAGCGCGCAGAATCTCGTCGACTGGATTCGCAGCGGCAAGCAGCCGCCCGCCGACACGCAAACCACGGGCAAGCTGATGACGCGTGAGAACTGGAAGTCCGTGCGTACCGAACTCGGTATCTAA
- a CDS encoding MarR family winged helix-turn-helix transcriptional regulator: MTPIDLLRRSVSSTLVLAARRWRRTSHGVLASYGVSEACAVPLLTANRLGEAVRQVTLAEHVGIEGPSLVRLLDQLCAAGLVRRDEDPEDKRAKTITLTDEGRAVTARMEERLVSLRARLLEDVSREDLETTLRVLNAFTASHASLDAQAVTAALASNKSRADAP; the protein is encoded by the coding sequence ATGACTCCCATTGATCTTTTGCGCCGGTCAGTCAGTAGCACGCTCGTGCTGGCAGCGCGCCGCTGGCGGCGCACGAGCCACGGCGTGCTCGCGTCGTATGGCGTATCGGAGGCGTGCGCGGTGCCGTTGCTCACCGCGAACCGGCTTGGCGAAGCGGTGCGGCAGGTCACGCTCGCCGAGCACGTCGGCATCGAAGGACCGTCGCTCGTCAGATTGCTGGACCAGTTATGCGCGGCCGGCCTCGTGCGGCGCGACGAAGATCCCGAGGACAAGCGCGCCAAGACCATCACGTTGACGGACGAGGGCCGCGCCGTGACCGCGCGCATGGAAGAGCGTCTCGTCTCGCTGCGCGCCCGCTTGCTCGAGGACGTGAGCCGCGAAGATCTGGAAACCACGCTGCGCGTGCTCAATGCATTCACGGCTTCTCATGCGTCGCTCGATGCACAGGCAGTCACGGCGGCGCTCGCGAGCAACAAGAGCCGGGCCGACGCGCCATGA
- a CDS encoding IlvD/Edd family dehydratase yields the protein MSASKPKLRSQEWFGTADKNGFMYRSWMKNQGIPDHEFDGRPVIGICNTWSELTPCNAHFRKIAEHVKRGVYEAGGFPVEFPVFSNGESNLRPTAMLTRNLAAMDVEEAIRGNPIDAVVLLTGCDKTTPALLMGAASCDVPAIVVTGGPMLNGKLNGKDIGSGTAVWQLHESLKAGEIDLHQFLSAEGGMSRSAGTCNTMGTASTMACMAEALGTSLPHNAAIPAVDARRYVLAHMSGIRIVEMALEGLTLSKILTREAFENAIRTNAAIGGSTNAVIHLKAIAGRIGVPLELEDWTRIGRDTPTIVDLMPSGRFLMEEFYYAGGLPAVLRRLGEANLLPHPDALTVNGKSLWENVKNAPNTNDEVIRELSNPLIQDGGIRVLRGNLAPRGAVLKPSAATPELLKHRGRAVVFENLEHYKERIVDESLDVDKDCVLVMKNCGPKGYPGMAEVGNMGLPPKLLRQGVKDMVRISDARMSGTAYGTVVLHVAPEAAAGGPLAAVRDGDWIELDCDAGTLHLDISDEELASRMSGRVPPRVHGDGGYQRLYVDHVLQADEGCDLDFLVGKRGAAVPRHSH from the coding sequence ATGTCGGCATCGAAGCCCAAGCTGCGCTCCCAAGAATGGTTCGGCACCGCCGACAAGAACGGCTTCATGTACCGAAGCTGGATGAAGAATCAAGGGATTCCCGATCACGAGTTCGACGGCAGGCCGGTCATCGGCATCTGCAATACGTGGTCTGAACTCACGCCGTGCAATGCGCACTTTCGCAAGATCGCCGAACACGTGAAGCGCGGCGTCTACGAGGCGGGCGGCTTTCCCGTGGAATTCCCCGTGTTTTCCAATGGCGAATCGAATCTGCGCCCGACCGCGATGCTCACGCGCAATCTCGCGGCAATGGACGTGGAAGAAGCCATTCGCGGCAATCCGATCGATGCAGTCGTGCTGCTCACCGGCTGCGACAAGACCACGCCCGCGCTCTTGATGGGCGCGGCGAGTTGCGACGTGCCCGCTATCGTCGTGACGGGCGGGCCGATGTTGAACGGCAAGCTCAATGGCAAGGACATCGGCTCGGGCACGGCCGTGTGGCAACTGCATGAATCGCTTAAGGCGGGCGAGATCGACCTGCATCAGTTCCTCTCGGCGGAAGGCGGCATGTCGCGTTCGGCGGGAACCTGCAACACGATGGGCACCGCTTCCACGATGGCCTGCATGGCCGAGGCGCTCGGCACATCGCTGCCGCACAACGCGGCGATCCCGGCCGTGGATGCGCGCCGCTACGTGCTCGCGCACATGTCGGGCATTCGCATCGTGGAGATGGCGCTCGAAGGCCTCACGTTGTCGAAGATTCTGACCCGCGAAGCATTCGAGAACGCGATCCGCACGAACGCGGCTATCGGCGGCTCGACGAACGCGGTCATTCACCTGAAGGCGATTGCAGGCCGTATCGGCGTGCCGCTCGAACTGGAAGACTGGACGCGCATCGGTCGCGACACGCCGACCATCGTGGACTTGATGCCCTCGGGCCGCTTCCTGATGGAAGAGTTCTATTACGCGGGCGGCCTGCCCGCCGTGCTGAGGCGCCTGGGCGAAGCGAACCTGTTGCCGCATCCCGATGCATTGACGGTGAACGGCAAATCGCTTTGGGAGAACGTGAAGAACGCGCCAAATACGAACGATGAAGTGATTCGCGAACTGAGCAACCCGCTCATTCAGGATGGCGGCATTCGCGTGTTGCGCGGTAATCTCGCGCCGCGCGGCGCCGTGCTGAAGCCGTCGGCAGCGACGCCCGAACTGCTCAAGCACCGCGGACGCGCGGTCGTGTTCGAGAACCTCGAACACTATAAGGAGCGCATCGTCGACGAATCGCTCGATGTGGACAAGGACTGCGTGCTCGTGATGAAGAACTGCGGACCGAAGGGTTATCCCGGCATGGCCGAAGTCGGCAACATGGGTCTGCCGCCGAAGCTGTTGCGCCAGGGCGTGAAGGACATGGTCCGTATTTCCGATGCACGCATGAGCGGCACCGCTTACGGCACGGTGGTGCTGCACGTCGCGCCGGAAGCGGCGGCCGGTGGTCCGCTTGCCGCCGTGCGCGATGGCGACTGGATCGAGCTCGACTGCGATGCGGGCACGCTGCATCTCGACATCAGCGACGAAGAGCTGGCGAGCCGCATGAGCGGTCGCGTGCCGCCGCGCGTGCATGGCGATGGCGGTTATCAGCGCCTGTACGTCGATCACGTTCTTCAGGCAGACGAAGGTTGCGACCTGGACTTCCTCGTCGGCAAGCGCGGAGCAGCGGTGCCACGCCACTCGCATTGA